One window of Oncorhynchus masou masou isolate Uvic2021 chromosome 28, UVic_Omas_1.1, whole genome shotgun sequence genomic DNA carries:
- the crb2a gene encoding protein crumbs homolog 2a — translation MEFGKISLNLKTVLLTMMMFKWGIFCTATSDKCLSGPCQNGATCVDTMDDYACLCPPRNEVRYMGKDCDELYNACSFAPCSDCTSTPGTSEYHCVCPEGFTGDNCTEEVDECHSNPCSFPHTECIDQVNSYFCRCPPGYGGEDCEERVPDCIDEPCLNNGTCILLQEGFECHCARGFDGEHCEEDVDECASHPCQNGAICMDGVAEFHCFCVPGFQGYNCEIDINECASRPCENNGTCINEKDRYKCQCLVGFTGVNCEVEIDECESNPCRNGATCHDLLGLYSCECLPGFEGTDCEVDIDECASDPCLNGAICQDKVDSYECDCEDTGFLGDHCEEDIPECASDPCQHGATCLEGVKKYTCLCWPGYEGENCEMDIDECAEQPCENDGECFERSDTSHWEMDWEFRFADAAGYLCQCPPGFAGENCSVNIDECESEPCQNRGSCEDQVNGYICLCPEGFMGEICEINIDECESQPCLNGAWCEDGVASYTCHCPEAEPDKLPWGGHHCGIQLLGCVDQECQNGATCHPWLEEEEHGHTCLCPHGFYGELCSTPTTFSFSSPGFVLIMVTLEVEERRRRRHAEHHHHGKGVRLRFRTTLPDMVLFYRGDADSHLLLEIVGGGLRAKAFSEDAELEVAFSGLVSDGDWHDADVYVNEEEGLVFNLKGPGCDNEGCTAKDGGPNGPHFAPSEAFGHVYVGGAPRELLEHTKSGHGFVGCVEDLLIDFKDILPQNLPEEQANEMELGCSKTEWCEPDPCSGQGHCVDLWISHRCDCYRPYHGHSCADEFPSWTYSHEETVSYSAYDIGTDHGANFSVSFFLRSLKPDGLLFQLRRPGEDGEEGEAYFNVFLGMGRVLVSSVPESHPLTAPIVVTTGKKQLVHVEVQYGRVFFQHAGLRYGIGEVPEVEVHSGDLAYVGGLPREGENSEAWGGHFKGCLQDLRLDGAHLDVDAWNSTLNNSEGEIYFPADADNVEPGCISDNSCQPEPCQNGGDCTITWNGFACSCPVAFTGKTCETRVWCVSDPCVNGGHCVDLTDGYECVTNATFENNPVQYSAEGSLGSSLTHVYLELRTRSENAVLLRASHGAELLLVGLLDSSIRVEIHGGNSVEVLTFSGVRHVADGGWHRVSISMADPDSEASHWVITVDGITDASSTPEEAGALHFLNEEGAEVAIAESFTGCLGAVRVSGVYLPFVDDLHPPQPAHFHRTSDEEIRMGCTSADVCHSDPCQNGAMCKDLFNMFDCVCKPGWEGENCEVDTDECASGPCVHGTCMDELAGFECVCNPGFGGVSCDEDLNECEEHGCENGGSCIDRVNSYTCECTDDYTGPLCQWTYPPLTCEDDVQCENGICHDGLWGANCTCVPGFAGERCETEIDECEWNPCQNGGSCIDRVNRFWCVCLPGYSGLLCDTSKQPQKERVPWLVIAIPLVCLCVLLAVIGITFMVLTARKKRQSEGAYSPSTQEVAGARLEMDSMLKVPPEERLI, via the exons GGATATTCTGCACGGCGACCAGTGACAAGTGTTTGTCCGGGCCCTGCCAGAATGGCGCCACCTGCGTGGACACCATGGACGACTATGCGTGCCTCTGCCCCCCTCGCAACGAGGTCCGCTACATGGGCAAAGACTGCGACGAACTCTACAACGCCTGCTCCTTTGCCCCCTGCTCAGACTGCACCAGCACCCCTGGCACGTCCGAGTACCACTGTGTCTGTCCCGAAGGATTTACTGGGGACAACTGCACTGAGGAAGTGGACGAGTGCCATAGCAACCCTTGCTCTTTTCCCCACACAGAGTGCATCGACCAGGTCAACAGTTACTTCTGCCGATGTCCACCCGGCTACGGAGGAGAGGACTGTGAAGAGCGGGTGCCCGACTGCATCGACGAGCCGTGTCTGAACAATGGGACTTGTATACTGTTACAGGAGGGGTTTGAGTGTCACTGTGCACGGGGGTTTGACGGGGAGCATTGTGAAGAGGATGTGGATGAGTGTGCGTCCCATCCTTGCCAGAACGGCGCTATCTGCATGGACGGCGTGGCCGAGTTTCACTGTTTCTGTGTGCCAGGCTTCCAGGGCTATAATTGCGAGATTGACATCAATGAGTGCGCCTCGCGGCCCTGCGAGAATAATGGGACCTGTATCAACGAGAAGGACCGGTATAAATGCCAGTGCCTCGTAGGGTTTACAG GAGTGAATTGTGAGGTGGAGATAGATGAGTGCGAGTCCAACCCGTGCCGCAACGGAGCCACCTGCCATGACCTCCTTGGTCTGTACtcctgtgagtgtctgcctgggTTCGAGGGCACAGACTGCGAAGTGGACATTGACGAGTGTGCCAGCGATCCCTGCCTAAATGGGGCCATCTGTCAGGACAAGGTGGACAG CTATGAGTGTGACTGTGAGGACACAGGCTTCCTGGGTGACCACTGTGAGGAGGACATCCCTGAATGTGCGTCTGACCCGTGTCAGCACGGCGCCACCTGCCTGGAGGGAGTCAAAAAGTATACCTGTCTCTGCTGGCCTG GTTATGAGGGGGAGAACTGTGAGATGGACATTGATGAGTGTGCTGAGCAGCCATGTGAAAATGACGGCGAGTGTTTTGAGCGTTCCGACACATCCCACTGGGAGATGGACTGGGAGTTCAGGTTCGCCGACGCTGCCGGATACCTGTGCCAATGTCCACCCGGGTTCGCAG GAGAGAACTGTTCTGTGAACATTGATGAGTGTGAGTCTGAACCCTGCCAGAATAGAGGCTCTTGTGAGGATCAGGTGAATGGCTACATCTGTTTATGTCCAGAAGGATTTATGG GGGAAATTTGCGAAATCAACATTGATGAGTGCGAGAGCCAGCCATGTCTGAATGGTGCATGGTGCGAGGACGGCGTGGCCAGCTACACCTGCCACTGTCCTGAGGCTGAGCCTGACAAGCTGCCCTGGGGTGGCCACCACTGCGGCATCCAGCTCCTGGGCTGCGTGGATCAAGAATGCCAGAATGGCGCCACCTGCCACCCGTGGCTGGAAGAGGAAGAGCATGGCCACACCTGCCTCTGCCCCCACGGCTTCTACGGTGAGCTCTGCTCCACACCCACCACCTTCTCATTCTCCAGTCCGGGCTTCGTCCTTATCATGGTCACCCTggaagtggaagagaggaggagacggaGGCATGCCGAGCACCACCACCACGGGAAGGGAGTCCGGCTACGCTTTCGCACCACCTTGCCTGACATGGTGCTCTTCTACCGTGGCGATGCTGACAGCCACCTCTTGCTGGAGATTGTGGGTGGAGGTCTTCGCGCCAAGGCCTTCTCGGAGGACGCCGAGCTGGAGGTTGCATTCTCTGGGCTGGTCAGCGACGGAGACTGGCACGACGCTGACGTGTACGTGAACGAAGAGGAAGGGCTGGTTTTTAACCTGAAAGGTCCAGGATGCGACAACGAAGGGTGCACGGCGAAGGATGGTGGTCCCAACGGGCCACACTTCGCTCCCTCTGAGGCGTTCGGTCACGTCTACGTGGGCGGTGCCCCCAGAGAGTTGCTGGAGCACACAAAGAGTGGTCACGGGTTTGTGGGGTGTGTGGAGGACCTACTGATCGACTTCAAGGACATCCTGCcccagaaccttccagaagagcAGGCCAATGAGATGGAGCTAGGCTGTAGCAAGACAGAGTGGTGCGAACCTGACCCCTGCTCCGGTCAAGGCCACTGTGTGGACCTGTGGATCAGCCACCGCTGCGACTGCTACCGGCCCTACCACGGTCACAGCTGCGCTGATG AGTTCCCCTCCTGGACATACAGCCATGAGGAAACTGTGAGCTACAGTGCCTATGACATTGGCACTGATCACGGCGCCAACTTCAGCGTCTCCTTCTTCCTGCGGTCTCTGAAGCCCGATGGCCTGCTCTTCCAGCTGAGGCGACCCGGAGAGGACGGAGAAGAGGGCGAGGCCTACTTTAATGTTTTCCTGGGCATGGGGAGAGTCCTGGTCAGCTCCGTCCCCGAAAGCCACCCACTGACGGCACCCATCGTTGTGACCACTGGCAAGAAGCAACTTGTACACGTCGAGGTCCAGTATGGACGGGTGTTCTTCCAGCACGCCGGCCTGCGCTACGGAATAGGTGAGGTTCCCGAGGTGGAGGTGCACAGTGGGGACCTGGCCTACGTAGGGGGTCTCCCCAGGGAGGGGGAAAACTCTGAGGCCTGGGGGGGTCACTTCAAGGGCTGCCTGCAGGACCTGCGTCTGGACGGAGCACATCTGGACGTGGATGCATGGAACAGCACACTAAATAACTCAGAGGGAGAGATCTACTTCCCCGCCGATGCTGACAATGTAGAGCCGGGCTGTATTAGTGACAACTCCTGCCAG CCGGAGCCATGCCAGAACGGAGGAGACTGCACTATCACGTGGAATGGCTTTGCATGTTCTTGTCCTGTGGCTTTCACTGGGAAGACCTGCGAGACGCGTGTGTGGTGTGTCAGTGACCCGTGTGTCAATGGTGGACATTGTGTGGACCTGACTGATGGATATGAGT GTGTGACCAACGCTACCTTCGAGAACAACCCGGTGCAGTACAGTGCAGAGGGTTCCTTGGGCTCATCTCTGACCCACGTGTACTTGGAGCTCCGTACCCGCTCAGAGAACGCCGTGCTGCTCCGTGCCTCCCACGGGGCCGAGCTCCTACTGGTGGGACTGCTGGACTCCTCTATCCGTGTCGAGATCCACGGTGGCAACAGTGTGGAGGTGCTGACCTTCTCCGGTGTGCGACACGTGGCCGACGGCGGATGGCACCGGGTGAGCATCTCCATGGCTGACCCTGATAGCGAGGCGTCACACTGGGTCATCACCGTGGATGGCATCACTGACGCCAGCAGCACCCCAGAGGAGGCAGGTGCCCTGCACTTCCTCAACGAGGAAGGGGCGGAGGTCGCTATCGCCGAGAGCTTCACAGGCTGCCTGGGCGCCGTAAGGGTCAGCGGGGTCTATCTACCATTTGTGGATGACCTACACCCGCCACAGCCTGCCCACTTCCACAGAACGAGCGACGAGGAGATTCGTATGGGCTGTACGAGTGCGGATGTATGCCATTCGGACCCCTGTCAGAACGGCGCCATGTGCAAGGATCTCTTTAACATGTTTGACTGTGTTTGCAAGCCAGGTTGGGAGGGAGAAAATTGCGAGGTGGACACGGACGAGTGTGCGTCTGGGCCCTGTGTCCACGGCACCTGCATGGATGAGTTGGCAGGTTTCGAGTGTGTGTGCAACCCGGGGTTTGGGGGCGTTTCTTGCGATGAGGACCTGAATGAGTGTGAGGAACATGGCTGTGAGAACGGGGGCTCCTGCATAGACCGGGTGAACAGCTACACCTGCGAGTGCACAGACGACTACACCGGCCCACTCTGCCA GTGGACTTATCCCCCACTGACATGTGAAGATGATGTTCAGTGTGAAAACGGGATCTGCCATGACGGACTGTGGGGGGCCAATTGTACCTGTGTGCCCGGTTTTGCAGGGGAGAG GTGTGAAACGGAGATAGATGAGTGTGAGTGGAATCCCTGTCAGAATGGTGGATCGTGTATCGATCGAGTCAACAGGTTCTGGTGTGTTTGCCTGCCTGGCTACAGCGGTCTGCTCTGCGATACAAGC AAACAGCCCCAGAAGGAGAGGGTGCCGTGGCTGGTGATAGCCATCCCCCTGGTGTGCCTCTGTGTCCTGCTGGCTGTCATTGGCATCACCTTCATGGTGCTCACCGCCCGCAAGAAACGCCAGTCAGAGGGCGCCTACAGCCCCAGCACTCAGGAGGTGGCCGGGGCGCGTCTGGAGATGGACAGCATGCTCAAGGTTCCCCCAGAGGAGCGGCTCATCTGA